The genomic segment TTGAAGATGTAACCGATGCTGATAATGCCAACCGTCATTAGCCCAATAAATACAGCTAAGAGCTGAGGTCTTAAAACTTTTTTGAGAATTACTATTTCAGGAAGAGAAAGCGCGGTAACAGCCATTGTGAAAGCTAATACTGTACCCATTGGCATTCCTTTATTAACTAAAGCTTCAGTAATTGGCATCACACCCGCAATATTTGCATAGAGTGGTACGCCTAAAACTACTGCAAGTGGGACAGCTAGAGGATTATGCACACCTGCATATTTGACAATAAAATCGGTCGGTACATAACCATGAATCCCTGCCCCGATCGCAATTCCAAGCACAACATAAAGCCAAACTGTTCGCACAATTTCGCTGGATTGATATCTGCCTTGCGCAAATCTTTGCTTCCAAGTCAGGACAGTTTCGATGTTGTCTTCATCATCGGGACTACTCCCTTGACGGGATCTTTGCAGTTCCCATACAAATGGTTCTACCCATTTTTCTAATTTGAGAAGTCCAATGATATATCCTGATGCGATCGCTAAGCCCACACCAAAGCTAATATAAATCAGCGTCACTTTAAGCCCAAATAGTCCCCATAGCAAGATTACAGCGACTTCATTGACCATTGGTGCTGCCATCAGATAGGAGAAAGTCACGCCTAACGGAACACCTGCTTCTAAGAATCCAATAAACAAAGGAACTGCCGAGCAAGAACAGAATGGCGTGATGATTCCTACCATTGCAGCCAAGACATTTCCTGCGAAAGTACGTTTGCCTTCTAACAAAGAACGAACTCGTTCTGGTTCTAAAAAACTCTGAAATGTGCCAACAATAAAGCTAATCACAATTAGCAATGTT from the Pseudanabaena sp. BC1403 genome contains:
- a CDS encoding permease, producing MFDPFYPFDWLANQIVTKLFGLEIASHLGSSLHFFLYDVPKVLTLLIVISFIVGTFQSFLEPERVRSLLEGKRTFAGNVLAAMVGIITPFCSCSAVPLFIGFLEAGVPLGVTFSYLMAAPMVNEVAVILLWGLFGLKVTLIYISFGVGLAIASGYIIGLLKLEKWVEPFVWELQRSRQGSSPDDEDNIETVLTWKQRFAQGRYQSSEIVRTVWLYVVLGIAIGAGIHGYVPTDFIVKYAGVHNPLAVPLAVVLGVPLYANIAGVMPITEALVNKGMPMGTVLAFTMAVTALSLPEIVILKKVLRPQLLAVFIGLMTVGIISIGYIFNALLL